Below is a window of Mucilaginibacter ginkgonis DNA.
TCGAAAACAATGTTATCACCAGATTTAACTTAACAAGTGAGGGTAAGAATCCACTTTTGTGTTGTGAGCATAACGATATTGATTGGCTTTTTACAGAATTACAAAACAACAGGTTTGGCTTGTTATTGGATACTGCGCATTTAAAGGTGAGCTGTGCTACTCTAGAATTAGATTTAAATCTGGAAGTGGACTCGATAAAAACATTTATTCGCGCTGTACATCATAGCGATAATGATGGCACTACGGATACTAATATGCCTGTTAGTCAAAGCTACTGGTTTCAAAAGTATATGAGCCGGTTTAAACAAATTGCTCATGTGATTGAGGTAAAAAAGATATCTATAAACGAAATAAACGAGCAAATCAAACTATTAACTCAATGGATGTTAAAGAATTAACAGTACAGTGTGACCAGAATATTAAAAGTGCCCTTGAAGGTCTGAATACCACGGGATTGGGCATACTATTTGTAACTGACAATAATAATATTTTATCCGGCATAATTACAGACGGTGATATAAGACGCGCCCTATTAGCAGGTAAAGAACTTAGTTCTGCAATTAAGGATGTGATGAACCTGGACTATACTTCACTTCCTGTCGATACCGACAACAGCGTTATACTAGACGCTATTACAAATAAAGTTAAGATTATTCCTTTAGTTGATGTGGCTGGTAAACTTGTTGATTATGCTTCTATCAACAAGATAAGAAGAATATCAGTTGCGTCGCCTCTACTTAATGGCAATGAATTGGCTTATGTTACTGACTGCATTAAGTCTAGTTGGATATCATCTCAAGGAAAGTACGTACGCGAGTTCGAAAAAATTTTTACTGATTATCATGGTGGAATGCCTGCCCTGGCTGTTAGCAATGGTACGGTAGCCTTGCACCTTGCACTTGACGCCTTAGGCATTACCAAGGGTGACGAGGTGCTCGTAGCAGATCTTACTTTCGCCGCATCAGTTAATTCGATAATATATACCGGTGCTACGCCTGTATTGATAGATATTGAACCTGATACCTGGAATATAGATTTAACTAAGGCCGAGGAAAAAGTTACAGCAAATACTAAAGCTATTATGCCTGTACACTTATATGGGCACCCTTGTGATATGGATGCTGTTGCAGCCTTTGCAAAAAAATACAATTTATTAGTAATTGAAGATTGTGCAGAGGCTTTAGGAAGTTTTTATAACGGTAAACCTGTAGGGGTTTTCGGTGATGTTTCTACTTATAGTTTTTATGGAAACAAAACAATTACTACCGGCGAAGGTGGAATGGTTGTCTTTAAAGACTCTGCTATTGCAGAAAGAGCTGCCATGCTTAGAGATCATGGTATGCAAAAGACCAAAAGATACTGGCATGCAGAGGTTGGTTACAATTACAGATTAACTAATATACAAGCTGCTATAGGTGTGGCACAATTCGAAAAAATTGACGAATTTTTAGCGGCTAAAAGACATATCGCCAAAACCTATAACCAAACACTGGCTAGGAGCCCTTATTTTCAGATTCCGGCAGAGAAAGAAAATACCGTTAATTCTTATTGGCTTTACACATTTCTCGTTAATGAATCAGCTCCATTTAAAAGGGAAGAACTAATGGAGTATCTAAATAATACCGGCGTTGAAACAAGACCTGTATTTTTTCCAATGCATCAAATGCCACCTTATTTAAATTTTGGAAAACCAGAAGATTTAAAGGTTTCTATCCACGTGTCTGAATGTGGTATGAGTTTACCTTCTTCGGTAAACTTAACAGACATAGAGCTTAATCATATTTGTAATTCGATAAACGAGTTTGTAAAGAAATTTGAATAAAATGAAAATATTGATAATTGGTCTTGGTTCTATGGGGAAACGTAGAATAAGAAACCTCAAAGCGTTAAATATTTCAGACATATGCGGTTTTGACCAACGTGCCGACAGGAGAAAGGAAGCAGAAGATTTATATGGCATCAAAACCTATTCAACATTTGAAGATGCTTTAGCTACAAAGGTTGATGCACTTGTTATTTCTGTCCCGCCCGATATCCATCATGTTTACATGAAGCACGCAATAAAAGAGCAATTGCCTTTTTTTGTAGAAGCAAGTGTAGTCGATGACGATATGGACAGCATTATTAAAGATGTTGAGCAAGCAGGCATACTTGCTGCACCATCGTCAACAATGACTTTTCATCCGGCCATTAAAAAAATAATGTCGTTTGTTACTGAAGGAGTTTTAGGAAAAATAACAAACGTAATCTATCATTCAGGACAATATTTACCAGATTGGCACACCTATGAAACAGTAAAGGAATTTTATGTGTCAAATAAATCTACCGGCGGGGCGAGAGAAATTGTCCCTTTTGAACTTACATGGTTAGTTAAGCTTTTAGGGTTTCCTGCAGCTGTTACCGGTTTATTCAAAAAAACGATTGAAATAACCGGTGCTGAAGAAATAGATGATACATACAATGCGTTGTTTGATTATGGATCATTTATCCTTAACCTAAGTATAGATGTTGTTTCAAGGCTTGCTACGAGGAAATTACTTATCAACGGGTCTGAAGGTCAATTACAATGGGACTGGAACGATGATTATATAACGGTTTACACACCCGATCAAGGTAGTTTAAAACATCATTTCAGCTTAATAGATGCTCAAGCGGGGTACAACAAAAACATCACAGAGCAAATGTATATCGAAGAGATGGACGCATTTATTCAATCGATAAATCAAAACCGGCCATTCGTTAACGATTTGAGGCAAGATCATAAAGTCTTAAAACTTTTATATGCATTAGAGGAGTCTGGTAATAACGCTAAAACTGTTAAAATAGAGTGGTAGGTATTTTATTTACAGCAAGGCTAGGTTCAAGCAGGTTATCTAAAAAGCATTTATTTGAGGCGAATAGCCGCACTTTCATTGAATGGTTGACCGGGCGCTTCGCCAACGAGTTTCGGACGGAAATTGAAAATGGCGAAGTTAAATTGGTTTTGGCTACATCCAGCGAGCCGGAGAATACTGCTTTTGAAAAAGTATTGAAACCATTGGGCGTCGAAGTGTTTTATGGAGCAAATTCAAATATTCCTCAGCGGCATTTAAGTTGCGCGCAAAAATTTAACATGGATCAAATCATTTCGATCGATGGAGATGATATTTTATGTTCAACATATGCGGCCCGGCAAGTTTTTCAGGCATTTGTAAATGTTACATCCGCCGACATCATAGAAGCGGTCGGTCTTCCGCTTGGAATGAATTGTTCCGGCTATACAGTGGCCTATCTTGATCAATCGTTAAAGAACTACAAGCAGGAAAAAAAGATTGAAACCGGGTGGGGACGCGTCTTTGTGAATCCAAAAAAGGAAGTTATAAGATGTGGAAATTATGATATATATGATAAACTGCGTTTAACACTTGACTATGAGGATGACCGAGTGTTTTTTGCAACCGTTATTGATTTTTTTGGAGATAAAATCCTTGATATCAAAGATGAAAAATTGATTGACGGTATTAAAGCGAACAAATTTGATGAGATAAACAATCATCTATTCGATATTTATTGGGACAATTTTAATTCACTAAAAGCTGAAGAGCAACGCGAAGCGTGATGGAAAACGAAGATTACAAAAGAAAATTAAATAGTGTAATACCGGGTGGGGCACATACCTACAGCAGGGGCGATGACCAATATCCAAGTAATGCGCCTGCAATTTTGGATCGCGGAAAAGGAGCCTACGTTTGGGACCCGTCGGGTAAAAAATATTTGGATTATGGAATGGCCTTGCGAGCCGTAACATTAGGATACGCCGACGAAAATGTGAACATGGCCGCTTTTGCACAAATGGAAAAAGGCGTTAACCTTACCAGGGCAACCACTTTAGAGCTTGAGGCTGCCGAGACGATGGTTGGTCTAGTTAAAGGAGCTGACATGGTTAAGTTTGCAAAAAATGGATCAAATGTAACCACAGCCGCAGTTAAAATTGCCAGAGCTTATACTGGTAGAAAATATGTATGTGTGCCTAAACAGCAGCCATTTTTCTCGTTTGATGATTGGTTTATAGGAACCACGCCTATTTTAAAAGGTATCCCGGCAGAACATCATTCTACAACACTGGTTTTTGAATACAATAACATCGCATCCCTGGCGGCATTATTTGATGCACATCCGGGTGAAATTGCTGCTGTAATTATGGAGCCTGCCACTACCTTGCTTCCAACAGTATGCGAAATTGATGGTAAGCAAACTAATTTTCTTAAACAAGTACAATCGATATGTAATAAAAATGGCACTGTGTTTATCATTGATGAAATGATTACCGGTTTCAGATGGCACCTAAATGGTGCACAAGCCTATTATGGTATTGAACCAGATATTTCAACCTTTGGCAAGGGAATGGCAAATGGATTTGCAGTAGCGGCCCT
It encodes the following:
- a CDS encoding aminotransferase class I/II-fold pyridoxal phosphate-dependent enzyme, coding for MDVKELTVQCDQNIKSALEGLNTTGLGILFVTDNNNILSGIITDGDIRRALLAGKELSSAIKDVMNLDYTSLPVDTDNSVILDAITNKVKIIPLVDVAGKLVDYASINKIRRISVASPLLNGNELAYVTDCIKSSWISSQGKYVREFEKIFTDYHGGMPALAVSNGTVALHLALDALGITKGDEVLVADLTFAASVNSIIYTGATPVLIDIEPDTWNIDLTKAEEKVTANTKAIMPVHLYGHPCDMDAVAAFAKKYNLLVIEDCAEALGSFYNGKPVGVFGDVSTYSFYGNKTITTGEGGMVVFKDSAIAERAAMLRDHGMQKTKRYWHAEVGYNYRLTNIQAAIGVAQFEKIDEFLAAKRHIAKTYNQTLARSPYFQIPAEKENTVNSYWLYTFLVNESAPFKREELMEYLNNTGVETRPVFFPMHQMPPYLNFGKPEDLKVSIHVSECGMSLPSSVNLTDIELNHICNSINEFVKKFE
- a CDS encoding Gfo/Idh/MocA family protein encodes the protein MKILIIGLGSMGKRRIRNLKALNISDICGFDQRADRRKEAEDLYGIKTYSTFEDALATKVDALVISVPPDIHHVYMKHAIKEQLPFFVEASVVDDDMDSIIKDVEQAGILAAPSSTMTFHPAIKKIMSFVTEGVLGKITNVIYHSGQYLPDWHTYETVKEFYVSNKSTGGAREIVPFELTWLVKLLGFPAAVTGLFKKTIEITGAEEIDDTYNALFDYGSFILNLSIDVVSRLATRKLLINGSEGQLQWDWNDDYITVYTPDQGSLKHHFSLIDAQAGYNKNITEQMYIEEMDAFIQSINQNRPFVNDLRQDHKVLKLLYALEESGNNAKTVKIEW
- a CDS encoding cytidylyltransferase domain-containing protein, encoding MVGILFTARLGSSRLSKKHLFEANSRTFIEWLTGRFANEFRTEIENGEVKLVLATSSEPENTAFEKVLKPLGVEVFYGANSNIPQRHLSCAQKFNMDQIISIDGDDILCSTYAARQVFQAFVNVTSADIIEAVGLPLGMNCSGYTVAYLDQSLKNYKQEKKIETGWGRVFVNPKKEVIRCGNYDIYDKLRLTLDYEDDRVFFATVIDFFGDKILDIKDEKLIDGIKANKFDEINNHLFDIYWDNFNSLKAEEQREA
- a CDS encoding glutamate-1-semialdehyde 2,1-aminomutase; translated protein: MENEDYKRKLNSVIPGGAHTYSRGDDQYPSNAPAILDRGKGAYVWDPSGKKYLDYGMALRAVTLGYADENVNMAAFAQMEKGVNLTRATTLELEAAETMVGLVKGADMVKFAKNGSNVTTAAVKIARAYTGRKYVCVPKQQPFFSFDDWFIGTTPILKGIPAEHHSTTLVFEYNNIASLAALFDAHPGEIAAVIMEPATTLLPTVCEIDGKQTNFLKQVQSICNKNGTVFIIDEMITGFRWHLNGAQAYYGIEPDISTFGKGMANGFAVAALVGKRELMDVGSINKLGSERTFLLSTTHGAEMCGLGAFLETVKTYREQNVIDHLWNFGEKLFNGINQISAGLNIKDFFYMDGNPVSMNYVAKDNEGAVSLGFRTLFSQEMIKNGVLIPWIAPSFMHREEELDFTMDAAEKSLKVVKQALNEGLEKYLVGPSIKPVFRQFN